The sequence below is a genomic window from Anaeromyxobacter diazotrophicus.
ATGTCGCCCTTGCGCTCGCGCAGCGGCGGGAGCGTCACCGCCACCACGTTGAGCCGGTAGTAGAGGTCGTCGCGGAAGCGGCCCTCGCGCACCGCCTCGGCCAGGTCGCGGGTGGAGGACGCCACCACCCGCACGTCGCACCGCAGCGTCTCGCGGCTGCCCATGCGCTCCAGCTCCCCCTGCTGCAGCACGCGCAGGAGCTTCACCTGGAGCCCGAGCGGCAGGTGCGCCACCTCGTGCAGGAAGACGGTCCCGCCGTGCGCCGCCTCCAGGCACCCCTCGCGCCGGAGCGCCGCCCCGGGGAACGCGCCCGGCTCGTGCCCGAAGAGCTCGCTCTCCAGCAGGACCTGCGAGCGCGCCGCGCAGCTCACGCGCACGAAGGGGCGGTCGCGGCGGGGCGAGGCGTCGTGGAGCGCCTGCGCCACGAGCTCGCGCCCGGTGCCGGTCTCCCCCAGCACCAGCACCGTCGCCCGGGTGGGCGCCGCGCGCCGCAGCACCTCCTGCACGAGCTGGAGCTCGGGCGCGCTGCCGACGAGGGCGTGGCGGCGGCGGAGCTGGGCGCGGAGCCGCGCCGCGTCGGCGCGCAGGCGCCGCTTCTCGAGCGCCTTCCAGAGCAGCACCGCCGCCTGCGCCGCCCCGGCCGGCCGGACGAGGTAGCTCTCGGCCCCGGCGCGGAGCGCGGCCACCGCGGCGCCCAGCTGCTCCGGGTCGGCCATCACCACCAGCGCCGCGTCCGAGCCCAGCTCGGCGAGGCCGCGCGCGAGCAGCACCCCGTCGGCCGGGCCGGTCACCGCCGCCAGCAGCGCGTCCGGGGCCAGGCTGGGGACCGCCAGCAGCGCCGCGCCCGGATCGGCCGCCTGGCACGGGTCGAAGCCGTGCTGGGCGAGCACGGCGCACAGCGCCTCCGCGCCGTGCGGCTCGACGACCAGGATGCGGGGGCGCGCCATGACGGAGCGGATCTAGCAGAAACGGTGCCGGCGCGCGGGGGCCCGGGCGCCGGGGCGACGGCGGCTCGCGCGCCGCCGGCCCGCGGACGCACGTCCGCCCGGCTCTTTGCAGCGCGCCACGGCATCCCCAGGCTTGGGCTTTCCAGGGAGGGACACATGCGAGCCGTGGTGTGGAAGGGACCGGGCAAGGTCTCGGTGGACGAGGTGCAAGATCCGCGCGTCGAGCGCGCGACCGACGTGGTGGTTCGCATCACCACCGCCGGGATCTGCGGCAGCGACCTGCACATGTACGAGGGCCGGACCGCCGCCCAGCCGGGCGTGGTCATGGGGCACGAGAACATGGGGGTGATCGAGGAGGTGGGCAGCGCGGTGCAGCAGCTCCGCAAGGGCGACCGGGTGGTGCTGCCCTTCAACGTCTCGTGCGGGACCTGCTTCAACTGCACGCGCGGCTACACCAGCGCCTGCCTGGTCGCCAACGACGACGCCGCCGGCGCCGCGTACGGCTACGTCGGCATGGGGCCGTACAAGGGCGGCCAGGCGGAGCTCCTGCGCGTCCCCTGGGGGGAGGCGAACTGCATCAAGCTGCCGGGGACGCCCGGGGACGAGCTGGAGGACGACTTCCTGCTCCTCTCGGACATCTTCCCCACCGGCTACCACGCGGCGCAGATGGCGAACGTGCAGCCCGGCTCCACGGTGGCGGTCTTCGGGGCGGGGCCGGTCGGCCTCCTCGCCGCCTACAGCGCCATGCTGCGCGGCGCGGCCGAGGTGTACGTGGTGGACGCCATCCCGGAGCGCCTGAAGAAGGCGGAGCAGATCGGCGCCATCGCGGTGGACTTCCGCAAGGGCCCGCCGGCGGAGCAGATCCGCAACCTCCGGCTGCAGAACCCGCTCGTGCGCGGGGCGATGCGGCGCGGCGAGGAGAAGATGGCCGGCGTCATGTGCGGCATCGACGCGGTGGGGTACCAGGCGAAGGACTTCGCGGACCCGAGCCAGGAGGACCACACCTCGGTCACCGAGCAGCTGGCCGAGGTGGTGAACCCCACCGGCGCGCTCGGCATCATCGGCGTCTTCCTGCCCCAGGATCCGGGCGGCAAGGGCCAGGCGGCGAAGCACGGGGAGTACCAGCTGCCCTGGGGCAAGCTGTGGGAGAAGGGCGTCCAGCTCGGCATGGGCCAGACGCCGGTGAAGCACTACAGCCTCGTCCTGCGCGACCTCATCATCGCCGGCCGCGCCAAGCCCAGCTTCATCGTCTCGCGCCACATCCCGCTGGCGGACGCGCCGGACGCCTACCAGAAGTTCGACCGGCGCGAGCCGGGCTACACCAAGGTCCTCATCCGGCCCGCCGAGCAGGTCGCGACGCCGCTGTAGCGCCGCCGGCGCGCGGGTTCAGCGCCGCCGGGGCCCTCGCGCTCCGGCGAGCGCCGCGCCCGCCACGGCGACCGCGACGAGCGCGAGGACCGCCCCGCGCGCCGCGCGCGCCCTCCAGGGCAGGGCCGGCAGCCGGCCCACCACCCGCCGCTCGGGCAGCGGCCCGGGCGCGCCGCCCTGGCGGGCGAGCTTCAGCACCTCGGCGAGGTGGAGGCCGCGCCGCCGGGTGCCCTGCGCGATCTGCTCCTTGCAGGAGAAGCCGTCGGCGAGGATGAGCGCCTCCTCCGGCGCCGCGCGCACGGCGGGCAGGATCCCGCGCTCGCCGGCCGCCAGCGACACCCGGTGCGGCTCGCCGCGCTCGAAGCCGAACGAACCCGCCATGCCGCAGCAGCCGGAGTCGGGCCGCTCGACCTGGAGCCCCATCCGCTTCAGGACCGCCAGCTCCGCGTCGAGGCCCATCACCGCGTGGTGGTGGCAGTGGCCCTGGAAGACGGCGCGGGCCTCGAGGCGCGGCAGCGGGAAGCGCTCCCGATCGCGCTCGATGAGCTCGGACAGCATGAGCGTGTGCTCGGCGAGCCGCTTCGCGCGCGGATCGTCCGGGAAGAGGCCCAGGAGCTCGTCCCGCAGCACCGCCACGCAGGAGGGCTCGATGCCCACCACCGGGAGGCCCTGCTCGACCGCGGGGGTGAGCACCTCGAGCAGCTCGACGAGCTGCGCCCGGGCGCGGTCGAGCATGCCGAAGTCGTAGAGCGGCCGGCCGCAGCAGACGCGCCGGGAGGGGAGCTCCACCTGGTAGCCGGCGCCCTCCAGCGCCTCGAGCGTGGCGATGGCCGCCTCGGGGTGGAAGTGGTCGTTGAAGGTGTCGACGAAGAGGACCGCGCGCCGCGCGCCGGGGGCCGGCGCCGGCCGCGCCCGCCTCGTCGCCTCGTACCACCGGCGGAAGGTGTAGGGCGCGAAGCGCGGCACCTCGCGGGCGCCGGCGATGCCGCCGGCGAGCTTGGCCAGGCCGGCGAGGCCGGGCGCGTGCGTGACGAGGTTCACGAGCCGCGGCGCGAGCGAGGCCAGGCGCGCCCAGACCATGATGAGCCCCATGGCGTAGGCGTGCCGCGGGCGGAGCCGCCCGCGCCAGTAGTGGGCGAGGAACTCCGCCTTGTACGTCGCCATGTCCACGTTCATCGGGCAGTCGGACTTGCAGCCCTTGCACGCGAGGCACAGGTCGAGCGCCTCCTTCACGTGCGGGTCGCGCCAGCCTCCGCGGAGCGGCTCGCCCTGCATCATCTCGAACAGCAGGTGGGCGCGGCCGCGGGTGGAGTGCCGCTCCTCGCGCGTCACCATGTAGGAGGGGCACATCACCCCGCCCTGCTCGCGCCGGCACTCCCCCACCCCCACGCAGCGCGCGGCGGCGCGGCCGAAGCTGCCGCCGTCCTCCCGGAAGCGGAAGAAGGTGGCGGGGCGCAGCTCCTGGTAGCCCGGCCCGAGGCGCAGGTTCTCGTCCAGCCGGTAGGGATCGACCACCTT
It includes:
- a CDS encoding sigma 54-interacting transcriptional regulator, giving the protein MARPRILVVEPHGAEALCAVLAQHGFDPCQAADPGAALLAVPSLAPDALLAAVTGPADGVLLARGLAELGSDAALVVMADPEQLGAAVAALRAGAESYLVRPAGAAQAAVLLWKALEKRRLRADAARLRAQLRRRHALVGSAPELQLVQEVLRRAAPTRATVLVLGETGTGRELVAQALHDASPRRDRPFVRVSCAARSQVLLESELFGHEPGAFPGAALRREGCLEAAHGGTVFLHEVAHLPLGLQVKLLRVLQQGELERMGSRETLRCDVRVVASSTRDLAEAVREGRFRDDLYYRLNVVAVTLPPLRERKGDIPALVEAFLARSAAARARGVTAVSPGALSALFAHDWPGNVRELQAVVERGVARCGGRELALEDLPPALTGGGAGEASALVPGATLFEIEREAILRTLDRMGGSTVRAAQALGVSVRKIQYRLREYRLGQHEPRRRGASAPPW
- a CDS encoding glutathione-independent formaldehyde dehydrogenase, which codes for MRAVVWKGPGKVSVDEVQDPRVERATDVVVRITTAGICGSDLHMYEGRTAAQPGVVMGHENMGVIEEVGSAVQQLRKGDRVVLPFNVSCGTCFNCTRGYTSACLVANDDAAGAAYGYVGMGPYKGGQAELLRVPWGEANCIKLPGTPGDELEDDFLLLSDIFPTGYHAAQMANVQPGSTVAVFGAGPVGLLAAYSAMLRGAAEVYVVDAIPERLKKAEQIGAIAVDFRKGPPAEQIRNLRLQNPLVRGAMRRGEEKMAGVMCGIDAVGYQAKDFADPSQEDHTSVTEQLAEVVNPTGALGIIGVFLPQDPGGKGQAAKHGEYQLPWGKLWEKGVQLGMGQTPVKHYSLVLRDLIIAGRAKPSFIVSRHIPLADAPDAYQKFDRREPGYTKVLIRPAEQVATPL